From the genome of Nitrososphaerota archaeon, one region includes:
- the leuD gene encoding 3-isopropylmalate dehydratase small subunit has translation MHPFKTFTGLVVPLDRDNVDTDQIVPKQFLKLIERKGFGNYLFFNWRFDERGEPRQDFILNQPKYKKASILVSRANFGCGSSREHAVWALLDYGIKAVIAESFADIFYNNAYKNGLLLITLKPHEVDEIIKKATESTLYLTINLEEQKVWEQNGVEYRFEIQKFIKERLLEGLDDIAITLKHESKIIEYETRMKAMRPWAIPTKPAKKAAQSG, from the coding sequence ATGCATCCTTTTAAGACCTTCACTGGTTTGGTTGTGCCGCTGGATAGAGATAATGTTGATACAGATCAGATCGTACCTAAGCAGTTCCTTAAGTTGATAGAGCGCAAAGGGTTCGGCAATTACCTCTTCTTTAACTGGAGGTTCGATGAGCGAGGCGAACCAAGACAAGACTTCATCCTGAACCAACCGAAGTATAAGAAAGCGTCTATACTCGTCAGCAGAGCGAACTTCGGCTGCGGCAGCTCGAGGGAGCATGCGGTCTGGGCTCTACTAGATTATGGCATAAAAGCGGTGATAGCGGAGAGCTTCGCCGACATCTTCTATAACAACGCATACAAGAATGGTCTCCTACTTATAACCTTAAAGCCCCACGAGGTTGACGAAATCATAAAAAAAGCGACCGAAAGCACCCTATACCTAACGATTAACCTAGAGGAGCAGAAAGTTTGGGAGCAGAACGGTGTAGAGTATCGATTCGAAATTCAAAAGTTCATAAAAGAGCGGCTTCTAGAAGGATTAGACGACATAGCAATCACCCTGAAACACGAATCCAAGATCATAGAGTACGAGACCAGAATGAAAGCTATGCG